The following nucleotide sequence is from Paracrocinitomix mangrovi.
TCAATGGCATCTTCTAAACCTTCAATCAAACTCATGTCATAAACCAATCCCGGAGACAAAACCAAATAGTCATACTTGATTTCCTCGCCAGATCGGGTAATTAGTTTGTTGTTGTCCGGATCTAATTTTTCAGCATAATCTTTTACCCAGTTCACACCTGCGGGCATAACTTCGGACATTTTCTTCTTGGTGTCTTCAAAGTTATAAGTGTTTGCTCCTACTAACGTCCAGGCTGGTTGGTAGTAGTGGTATTCTGCTGGTTCAATGACGGTAACCGCCATGTCTTTTTCTTTTACAAGCTTGGCGGCAGTCATTATACCTCCTGTTCCACCTCCAACTATTACAATCTGTTTCATAGTACTTTGCATTTGACTGCAAGAAACAAAGAAAGAAAGGATCATTTTGGAACATATGTCACATAAGTAACTGATAATGATTAGGCTGAGAAGAAGGTGATTACATGAAACTATTCAAAACAAAAAACCCGAAACGCAAGCGCTTCGGGTTTTTCTAGCCTCCCAGTTCAGACGAAGCAAAGCTTGTCTGGATTCCGACCACGGCGTCGGAACCATATTAACTATATTTTGATATAAATTCTAATAATCTTTTCCGATTTAAATTCTTGAGTTTTTTCTCCAGGATCATAGATTCACTTCGTGACTCTTTTTCGCAAAACCAGGCTATTTGCCAAGGATTGTAATGTTTTGTAGACAGCACTTGACCTTCATTGTGTCTTTTTAACCTATTTGACAGGTTATTTGTCTGACCAATGTAGAATTTGTCAAATTTTTCGGAATACAATATGTAAACGTAAAAAGTCATTTGTGATAAAAACAAAAAACCCGAAACGCAAGCGCTTCGGGTTTTTCTAGCCTCCCAGCCATAGGAGGATTTCTTGTTGGCGGTCCGGACGAGACTCGAACTCGCGACCCCATGCGTGACAGGCATGTATTCTAACCAACTGAACTACCGGACCATTATAGAGTAAGTGCTTTATCGTTTAAAAGCGGAGACAAAAATAGGTAATTTTTTTTATGCCACAAATATATTTCTAAATAAAATTGAATTTTTTTAATCTCGACAATTATTAATTGAATAGCGGCTTTACAACTAATTGCTTAAATTCGTAAATCACAGGGAGATATCTTCTTGATGAACAGTTTTCCATTCTGAACTAATGAATAAAATTTTTACCCTTTTATTATCATTATTTTCGTTTTGCACCTTTGCTCAACAAATAATTCAACCTACTTCTGGGTTTAAAAATGTCACTATTGATGCGGGTAAAACTTATCAATATGTTGATGATGGTGGTGCAACCGGTAATTATTCGGCTGGTGCTTCTTCTTTGATTACAATTTATCCGAAAAAAGAAGGCCAGTATGTTAGCATCCAGGTGAACTCTTTTAAGATAAACTCAGATTGTAGAATGTACATTTTTGACGGCAATCATCCAGGTGCTCAAATAATCGGTTACTATTATTTAAGGGCAACCAATAGAAAGTATCAACTCATGCCCGGAGATGTAATTACAGCATCTTCTAATAATCCTTCAGGAGCATTGTCTGTTCGGTTTTCTAATGCAAATCACCGTGAAACAATGGATGGCTGGGATTTTACCGTGTCGCTTTCTGATAAACCGGGAACTCCATTGCCTGAAACTACTCAAGATTGCTCCGGAGCTATTAAAGTTTGCTCAGATTCAGCTATTACGACCAAAGCTAGTGGTTCTAATTTCCAAGAACTTCCTGGGCCTAATTTCTGGAATAAGATTTTGAATTACGGAAACAATGGTGAAAATCAATCTAACTGGTACAAATTTGAGGTAGCAACTCCCGGAACTATTGAGTTTTTAATTACCCCGCATCAGGATACTGATTTTGATTGGGGCTTGTGGGGTCCTTATCAGTCGCATCAATGTCCCGCTTTTACAGCTGATATGGCGTATAGAATTTCAGCCTGTGATAGTGATAATAGCCTGGTTACCGGATTATCCAAAATGGCAACTGATCAATTTGAAGGTTCATACGGAAACGGTTGGGTGGCCGCAATTAATGTCAAAGCCGGTGAACACTATGTTTTGATGATAGATGACTGGTCAGGTAATAGCTCAACTTTTGATTTAACTTGGAAATTTTCAGATGGAGCGTCTTTAGAGTGCAAGCAGGATGAAGAACCGCCAACAGATCCTCCAAAAGACAGTACAGCTTTAGCAATTCGGGATAATAAATGTGCTGACAAAATTGAGGTAAAAGGTGATGTTACAGAAGTGTCTGAAAAGTCATTGGGTGGAATCAAAACTAAAGTAAAGGGTGGAAAAGCTCCTTATACTTATGAATGGAAAAACAGCAGTGGTGATTTAATAGGTACACAGTCTGAATTGTTTGGAGTTGAAGGAGGAGAATATGATTTCTTGGTTACCGATAGTGAAGGTTGCGAACAAAAGGTAACATTCACCCTTTCCATTGAAGTGGAATTTATTGAAACCAATGAAGAGCCTAAATTAGAGGCAAATATTTCTGAAGATGAAGAATTTGTAACAGTTTCTTATCCCGGGGCTTTTGAATACAAAATTCAGAATGTAGAAAATGAAACTGTTATTACCGGTCATTCGGTTGATTCTGATTTAGTAGATATTACTAAACTTCCGCCAGGGGAATACAGGGTTTCATTGATTTATAAAAGGATTAAGCAGTATACTACTTTTGTAAAACACTAAATAATTTTACCTCGTTTTATGAGGTATTGTTGTAAAACAAATTCAACACCTTCTCTAATGTCTGCTTCCATGTAATCAATTTTAAATTGAGAGCATTTAAGTTTCAACTCTTTATTGATTTCAGCAACTTGTTTTTGAAATGACTTTTTAATTTCTGAAGGATGAAGTTTTACTTTTTCTCCTGTCTCCAGGTCAACAAAAGTGGTAGGTCTGTTAGGAAAATCTAATTCAACCTCATGTTTT
It contains:
- a CDS encoding GIY-YIG nuclease family protein; translated protein: MPVTHGVASSSLVRTANKKSSYGWEARKTRSACVSGFLFLSQMTFYVYILYSEKFDKFYIGQTNNLSNRLKRHNEGQVLSTKHYNPWQIAWFCEKESRSESMILEKKLKNLNRKRLLEFISKYS